From the genome of Lytechinus pictus isolate F3 Inbred chromosome 4, Lp3.0, whole genome shotgun sequence:
ttcgtAGGCCAATGTTTACCCGTAATTttcttgatgaaaatgataaacgACAACAACAACAGAGGTCGACATGGTGAATGTATGCTTTAATCTTATATAATGCTTTTTGGGTGACCCTGTGCTAACTAACATCCAGAGGATTCATTCGCACAGCACTTAACTTCGAATTGAAAAAGATGATCTACGGTTGGTCAAGGCAATCGCCTTTCATTTTCAGATCGGTTCCTCTAGTGACTTTGTACTGGTGTGATCCTAAAGAAGGACGGTAGCTTCTGACTGCAACTAAAATACCGGCCGTAGATTCGACCATCGTTACCGACTCTGATAGCCAAGCATTCGCCGCTTTGTTTGGAACTTGACCCATCAACGAAGGACACTTTGCCGTAGGCGATCCTGCGGACCCAGAACCACACGTACCCGTTTGTTCTTGGAGTGATGCAGGCTTTGGCGAGGGCAGGTATGACACCCCCTTCCAGTTCGTTTTCAAATTGGATGTTCAGCAAACCGGTTCTCCATAGCCCTTGGTCTACTCCACCCAAGTATTCGCCCTCACACACTGCTTCATCCCAATTGTTGCAGCCCTTTGAGGCTTGAGAACGTGTCTGTAACTCTGGGTTAAATCTGTAAACGTCGTGACGACAATGAGAGAAGCAAGAATAGTTATTATGTACTATAATTATTTTGGTCTTTCCAGCCTTTACTCTTTTCTCCGTCAGTAAGCACTTATCCCCTCCCTTACGAACGTTAGTAATGCAGCCATTGTTCACTACCTTTCCCCATGAAGAGTTTCGCAATGACAGATAAAGCCTGCATTGCGTAATAAGTGCCTTTTTAATATTGCAATATGCCTTGTCCTAGTCCTGGCCCAGTGGACGCTTATTTCAATAAccaataccgtgtttacacttaatcggcatttgaatcggctcgcggttatGAACCGcaagccgatgcagcatcggctttttcatagcgtgtaaacgcgagtaacttgcatcggctcgcggttcagaaccggcaatttgcaccaccaaagtagtaggttctgaaccgcgagccgatgcagaatcggcttttttactacgtgtaaacagaaagccgattctgcatcggtaatttgtgcgcatttcatttactttaccattgtgacgtaattgtaagcgcactaatccagcgttgtctttattacatgacgtatattgttggtgtgcgtataattttaggtttttgcatcggcacgcggttctgaaccgcgagctgcaacaacgtgtaaacgcaaaccaaaacccgattctgcatcggcttttggttctgaaccaaatgccgattaatTGTAAACACGGTACGGTTGTCATTGAATTGTGCGCCTATTTAACCCCGGCGCACACTTCAACCTGTCGCCATAATGATTTTCCGGAAAAAAACTTGTAAAAGCATTATATATAAACGTTACAACCATGAAAGTCTCAACTATCAAACGGGTATGAATACTGCAATCGTGATTTGCGTCTTTTGCGAGTCTCGGTGGGAACTAAAAGCGATTCAAATTAAAAACCGTAGTGACGTCAAAGCAATCTAAAAGTTACTAGTAATAAGCCAATTTGACATAACTCCAACTCCAAACACAACCTAAGGATTGAACATTTCGTCCGTCCATAACACTACTGGTTTCCAATGTTGTGACACTGTAGCCTCACAAACTTTGTTTATAACTCACATTGTTGGtctattccattaaaaaatcCTTTAAAAGTTATAGCAAGTAGCACTAATAATTAGCCTTTGATCTGTAGTAAGTTGGTAAGGGATCTCGGGGTGATGTAAGTCTGCATTCAAGATTAGAAAAATGAGGAGGCTACTCGGCCATACCACAACTGCTATACTTGCCCATGCTTTTGCATCCCCCCTTTGATTATTGCAATTCTGCTCTTCCTGGAAACCCACTCTCACCATGCTCACATTCacgaatatttttttcctgctatttttacagCAAAGTTTTTGTTATGGTgtacttcccctttaattaatatgtctttttatttttgttattagtaAGTGAAGTTTATGCGGACATCGTTATATGTTGTATTCATTATGACTATATTGTTAATATacataaatgattttgtatACTACATAATTAAGTAAGCACATTTGATATCATATATTCTAGGCCTACATTATTTTGAACGCAGTAGTCATAGtagtaaaacaaacaaatagcccaatatgaataaatatgttaAGAAGCGTATTTTTGACAGCTTTCCCCAAAACGTCAAGTTTTGgttgatacgcactgtacatATAGCGTTGAATTTTGTTGACAAAGTGTGTCAAAACAACACTCACCTGTACACCATTCCTGGTACCCCTCGGTCACTCCAGCACGTCAAGTAGCCACTTTCACCATAAACCCAAGAGTCTCTACCCGATGCTTTACTGCAGTCACAGGCGGGTCGGGGATGATCGCTGGTCCATTTCGGCCAACACCCAGGAAAGTTTTGGTCACCGATAGCTGCAGAGACGACACCAACTCCCACCAGCAGGAGAGCGATTGCTACTTGCCACGTCATGTTGTTGTCTGCCTCAGCGAGAAGAATAAAGATGTTGATCGCAAGACTGATCCAAAGCAAAATGATCTGGAATCCGTCCAAAATGATTAGATATAATATTAGAGATATAGGGCTTCGAGAATAATTGCCTGAACCTAAGTAGCATCTGTTCTTTTTGTTATCCAGACCATGCAGACGCCAGCCTTGGAGGAACGGTCGATTTCcttagattttttttgtgtgtatataGACGTACGATTAAAATAGTAGGTTAGCACACGCTAGATCAACTACCCAAGGTCGAAAGTTCTGTGAACGTGTAACCCTCGTCTCTACCGAAAGGTCGTAACTGTATTCTACACCCACAGAATTGGGGCGTATGCATTTGAACTCTGCTCCACATTTAGCGTCGAAATATGCcttttgatattctaagcaattaaaaaaaaaaatattgttacttCATTTCATTTGTTCAGTGCTGTGTGAGAGCACCAAGTATTTCAAGCAGAATTATCGAGATACAGGAAGATGACGGCTCCCTACACGAATATTCTCTCATGTGGCTCCGAGGGGGGGGGAGGTCATTGCCATTGGACAGTGGATAGCATCGGCGACAAAGAAAAGGGATTGTTTTTACGAGTAGGCGCGAAATGCGAATAGAGTGTAAAAACGCCTAAattagcaaaaaaaatcacccataaATTTACGATGGCCTGAAAAGCAAAATAGAGTATGTAATGTGCACCAACTTCGACAGTATTAAAGCCCATCTATCCCCCAAACTGTACCAACGACAGCAAAATATCAACACACAGCATACGTTTAGTGCTTGCAGCAGTTGCCCCCAGTCGTCACTCCCAAGTCCAGTCATTTAATGAGAGTGAGACTTGTTATCCAATGAAGATGTTGACTTCGCCGAAGGCTCGATCTCATGTTGATTCCTGCATAGACATTCTTTTTTCCTGTATTTTTCGCAGAAGGCGCGGAACGCGAATAGAATGTCAAAAACGACTGAAGCCCCCTAAATCACGATGGCCTAAAACGTGCATAGTATGGAAGGGCCACCCATGATTATATTCAGATAATCatcttgtcatgtctacatcctgtgggagagatgatctgATGACAAGACCTTGGATCTAGTCATGTCAACATcctgatcagatgacaagatctcggatctAGTCATGTCGAGATCCTGTGGAAGAGATggtgagatgacaagatctcggatccAAGATCttatcatctgatcatctcttctacgggatgtagacatgacgagatccaagatcttgtcatcagatcatctctcccacgggATGACATGACTAGATCCTAGATCTGAGATCTTGTCATCGGACCATCTCTCCCATGGGATGACATGACTAGATCTGAGGTCtcagatcttgtcatctgatcatctctcccacaggatgaaGACATGACAAGATGATTATCtgaacatctgggtggcacttttaagcttccatactaTGCACGTTTTAGGCCATCGTGATTAAGGGGGCTTCAGTCTTTTTAGTCATTCCTCTGGATAACAAAATTATCGTGGTAAAATTACTTTGGTATAGGTAAGttttaagaagaaaacaaagtAGGTTCCTATACTTATTCATCATTTAAGTTATTTGATCTAAAGCTTTGAGACAACGAGCAATCACTCCAAAGGAAATGCATGTATGTCTATGAAAATAACTGCGCATgagcagattattttttttagattttgaaaTCTACCTTTACTTTTCATCTTTCGAATCGAAAACTCTTTATTTCCaagaatttaaaaacaaaaacttttcaatattttgtttttctattatgtatttttattattattatttgaattttcacTATCGGATTTGGTCAGTATACCGCCAGTGTGCATGCGGCTCTACCTCGTCTACTCGTTAACAGTTCCTTTCAACTAAGTTGGGGGTGGTGTGTTTTTTATCATGCTCAAACTATACATGCTATCCAAaaacaatgaacaaaaaatgtgacatcatcatcgcTTCAGCACTTTATTTACATAAAAATGCGTGTACGTAACATTAATCTTGATTGGCCAGTCcgtttagcgattgatcgctaatctttgtgttacggagcccaggtctATTACATATTGCGAACCCTCGTCTCGAGGAAAGGCTGTACATAATCATGCCCACTGGCctaaagagagggggggggcattggcgtaactacgggggacacgtgcccccccccccccccccatcgtctGATAAAAAAACGAGGGAAatgaaaagagggagaaagaaagagaatcaaagatgaaaaaaggaaaaatgagaAATGCAATgagtatttattcattttggtttCAAATTTATAATAGAAAAGtttaattgtatatattgtacTTGAAAACATTcctttttaagtcaatatacatcaAATATGTTTCCTTGCATTtcgagcttttattattttattcagaaataaacacattttttttctaaaagtgCTCCCCGCATCCCAATTTTTGTTAGTGAAACACGTATACTCTttatgaattcctacaaacagtccttaaaatgaaCTTTTTAGGTCCGAATATCCAATGTTTCCAGTtcgcactttttttttaatagcctATTGAATTTAGGCGTGACACATGATTTGAATTTCGCGCCAACGGTAAAAAAACGCGGCTCGAATGATCTTGTTGCCAAATTACAATTGCATGGAGGCAAAGTTTAAATCTGTTAAATACATTTTGCCCTTCCTCATATTGGCatgctttttaataaaaatttaaTATTGGTTATTTTTAGTAAACCACTATGATGATATGTCACAAAAAAATGTGCTCACATGACCATGAACATACGTTAGCAAAAGTGTGGAGTGGTTAAATGATGGATAGAAAAACAGCAGAtgcaccataaaattcaccaatgTACAATCTTAGCCCAAATCTGTATTTATACACAATCCggaaaaatactttaaaaattgtcatttttaattcaatctttgattactcatgcatgacctaaccgatcatttttttcagaggAATCGCTCAATGAGCGTAGAAATCCACTTGCGAAatattatatcacaaaattatcGCGTTCGAAAGTTACAGCATTTTTTATTAAGGGGGACATACTTTTTTGttgagtttatatatatatatgggcaattccattaaATATGTACGTCTGACCCCCTACATGTGGAAACTTCATGAAAGTTTCtctctctgatttcttgttcttttgatagTCTGTattgttctcaaaggaccatgacttggtcagtttataaactgaagtatgacttaagaaaaatgggggtcggacgtacaaaaaggttgattattttatggaattgtccatatatatatatatatatatatatatatatatatatatatatggggatatatacaatatgtatatctatatatatatatatatatatatatatttctacagaCGAATTTAAAGAACGATGTGAAATagcaaaacatttaaaaaacaataacctTTAACGGTAAGGTGAAATGTAAGTTACCATTTCTCCGCTTGAATATATCATTAATACGCCGTTGATGTATCAAAATGTTCCTGGGTG
Proteins encoded in this window:
- the LOC129258360 gene encoding uncharacterized protein LOC129258360 gives rise to the protein MTWQVAIALLLVGVGVVSAAIGDQNFPGCWPKWTSDHPRPACDCSKASGRDSWVYGESGYLTCWSDRGVPGMVYRFNPELQTRSQASKGCNNWDEAVCEGEYLGGVDQGLWRTGLLNIQFENELEGGVIPALAKACITPRTNGYVWFWVRRIAYGKVSFVDGSSSKQSGECLAIRVGNDGRIYGRYFSCSQKLPSFFRITPVQSH